In a genomic window of Candidatus Hadarchaeales archaeon:
- a CDS encoding STT3 domain-containing protein: MSVHKLAIALYLLSLMVLSFSILLVPGKNGDTLNTSDSGFFFGIAREIDRQNGFVERYSLSHAPSGWTIGPADQGQPLMLVMLYRALHSLDQDLDLMDVCRLWSPLLLALSLLPAFLVGRELWGEVAGAVAALSLALITNLIYWCKVGAFDREALQTLLTLWTIFFSLKIFKSRSLPSACWWGGLMAATLGLFALSWSGWWYLLPVIFFVPLLGVGVRFLERLWKERRPGEAILSSTKEHLPQFLGLLLSLVLLEAFLYFSGEGRLDYWKGIILGVWGYLPPSLSLAAGTGMVMVGLYFWWETSKLKSRIGLGWLLFSLAVGALVVWAWSSRVEGLVFPRYASEMQPFNSWREIFPQFYYGIERSGDLVFLLMVLGLLALLWRRRTTDFLPFLWLFVLAGLVWPGVGQARFIRQWWPFVAVMVGVGVGVLFSLLKRISVETWIPSFDWTKNTLLLAICGAVVLSPLISNAYGHAERTNPPTEWNVRGLDSGLLETFLWLKENSPENSVVAVEWSYGHLLTGVSERRSVCDGVEAMAPEGEWENDPLRYPVRPPDYIYVVQGNHALLRGMNLRRENWRVNGRRVDVQWFPLMGVEELKWYLKAYDNYGCRIDYLVFHVGQYWEAYYYKNRDAPLSKVWEAKRLFTRPRTTPTRGEGEWVFDFSENRKAVVLRDNGEVYLRTEGGNFYLDGVAYIFLDEEWKPQGINFIPSSTVDVKETLVVFIQGENMVGAWLVEGVSEAIRSIPDPVGLLVFTNPTSLPYLERVHQSSNGIVLLFRVDWERMVT, encoded by the coding sequence TTGAGCGTCCATAAACTGGCGATAGCCCTTTACTTGCTCTCCCTCATGGTGCTGAGCTTCTCCATTCTCCTAGTACCGGGGAAGAACGGGGACACCCTCAACACCTCCGACAGCGGTTTCTTCTTCGGTATAGCCAGGGAAATCGATCGGCAGAACGGCTTCGTGGAAAGGTATTCCCTCTCCCATGCCCCCTCTGGATGGACGATAGGTCCGGCAGACCAGGGACAACCTCTGATGTTGGTCATGCTTTACAGGGCCCTTCACTCCCTCGACCAAGACCTGGATCTCATGGATGTCTGTAGGCTTTGGTCTCCCCTTCTCCTAGCCCTTTCCCTCCTTCCCGCCTTTTTGGTGGGTAGGGAGCTTTGGGGGGAGGTGGCGGGTGCGGTGGCAGCCCTTTCCTTGGCCCTCATAACCAACCTCATCTACTGGTGTAAGGTGGGGGCCTTCGACAGGGAAGCCCTACAGACCCTCCTCACCCTCTGGACCATCTTTTTCTCCCTGAAGATTTTCAAGTCTAGGTCCCTCCCCTCCGCGTGTTGGTGGGGAGGGTTGATGGCGGCCACCCTCGGACTCTTCGCCCTTTCTTGGTCGGGGTGGTGGTACCTCCTACCCGTGATTTTTTTCGTACCCCTGTTGGGGGTAGGGGTGAGGTTCTTGGAGCGTCTTTGGAAGGAACGGAGACCGGGGGAGGCCATCCTCTCCTCCACCAAGGAACATCTCCCCCAGTTTCTCGGACTCCTCCTTTCCCTGGTCCTCCTAGAGGCTTTTCTGTATTTCAGCGGAGAAGGGAGGCTGGACTACTGGAAAGGAATAATCCTGGGCGTTTGGGGCTATCTCCCTCCCTCCCTTTCCCTGGCGGCGGGTACGGGCATGGTGATGGTGGGTCTTTACTTCTGGTGGGAGACGAGCAAATTGAAGAGCAGGATCGGGCTGGGCTGGCTCCTCTTCTCCTTAGCGGTGGGGGCACTGGTGGTTTGGGCATGGAGTTCAAGGGTGGAAGGATTGGTTTTCCCAAGGTATGCCAGCGAAATGCAGCCTTTCAATTCCTGGAGGGAAATCTTCCCCCAGTTCTACTATGGAATCGAGAGATCTGGAGATCTGGTTTTCCTCCTCATGGTATTGGGTCTCCTCGCCCTCCTCTGGAGGAGGAGAACCACCGATTTCCTCCCCTTCCTGTGGCTGTTCGTACTCGCTGGTTTGGTATGGCCCGGGGTGGGACAGGCACGCTTCATAAGGCAGTGGTGGCCCTTCGTGGCCGTGATGGTTGGCGTGGGTGTGGGAGTATTGTTCTCCTTGCTCAAGAGGATTTCCGTTGAAACTTGGATACCGAGCTTTGACTGGACCAAAAACACCCTCCTCCTAGCCATATGTGGGGCAGTTGTCCTTTCTCCCCTAATTTCCAATGCTTACGGGCATGCCGAGAGGACCAACCCACCCACGGAGTGGAATGTGAGGGGTCTCGATAGCGGTCTGCTGGAGACCTTCCTCTGGTTGAAGGAAAACTCTCCTGAAAATTCCGTGGTGGCGGTCGAATGGTCCTATGGCCATCTCCTCACGGGTGTCTCGGAGAGGAGATCGGTTTGCGATGGGGTGGAAGCTATGGCTCCGGAAGGGGAATGGGAGAACGATCCCTTGCGCTATCCCGTCCGTCCTCCGGATTACATTTATGTGGTGCAGGGTAACCATGCCTTGCTGCGTGGCATGAATCTTCGGAGGGAGAACTGGAGGGTGAACGGGAGGAGGGTGGATGTGCAATGGTTCCCGTTAATGGGGGTGGAGGAATTGAAATGGTATCTTAAGGCTTACGATAACTACGGGTGTAGGATAGACTACTTGGTCTTTCACGTCGGACAGTATTGGGAAGCCTATTACTACAAAAATCGTGATGCTCCCCTTTCCAAGGTGTGGGAGGCGAAGAGGTTGTTCACCAGACCCAGGACCACTCCCACACGTGGGGAGGGGGAATGGGTTTTCGATTTCAGCGAAAACAGGAAGGCAGTGGTGCTTAGGGATAACGGTGAAGTCTACCTCAGGACCGAGGGTGGGAACTTCTACCTTGACGGCGTGGCTTACATCTTCTTGGATGAGGAATGGAAACCTCAGGGCATCAACTTCATACCTTCCAGTACGGTGGATGTGAAGGAGACGCTGGTGGTCTTCATACAAGGGGAAAACATGGTGGGTGCATGGCTGGTGGAGGGAGTCTCTGAGGCCATCAGGAGCATACCCGACCCCGTGGGGTTATTGGTCTTTACCAATCCAACTTCCCTCCCCTATCTGGAGCGAGTCCACCAGAGCTCCAACGGCATCGTCCTCCTCTTTAGGGTTGATTGGGAGAGGATGGTAACTTGA
- a CDS encoding 3-hydroxyacyl-CoA dehydrogenase — protein MEIKKIAVLGAGAMGHGIAQVAAMSGFEVNLMDIKDEFVEAGIEKIKWSLDKLVQKGRISQEDADNALKRIKKFLSVGDAVKDVDFMIEAIPEKLDLKKQAFAEADKNAPKHAILASNTSALPISEIASATTRPEKVVGMHFFNPPQLMRLVEVVRGEKTSDETVRITVELAKKFGKEPVIVNKDVPGFIANRCTIIGSNLVHWMVYNGEYTIEEVDAAAIHKAGMPMGMFGLLDYTGIDIAYSVAKFMEEREPGFKVSPLLEEKVKKGELGVKTGKGFYEYPEKKWVPLDLPFEKAEKFDPFIPTYVGINVAAELLRNGVATRDDIDKALKLGFNLPMGFLELADSIGIDVVVQKLKEISAKYGPFYKPSPLLEEMVKRGELGQKTKKGFYTYE, from the coding sequence ATGGAAATAAAGAAAATAGCAGTCCTCGGAGCAGGGGCCATGGGTCACGGAATAGCTCAAGTGGCGGCGATGAGCGGATTCGAAGTCAATTTGATGGACATCAAGGATGAGTTCGTGGAAGCAGGAATAGAGAAGATAAAGTGGAGCTTGGACAAATTGGTGCAGAAGGGAAGGATCAGCCAGGAAGATGCAGACAATGCTCTGAAGAGGATAAAGAAATTCCTGTCGGTGGGAGACGCCGTGAAGGATGTGGATTTCATGATAGAGGCCATTCCGGAGAAACTGGATCTCAAGAAACAAGCCTTTGCGGAGGCGGACAAGAATGCTCCCAAACACGCCATCCTGGCAAGTAACACCAGCGCTCTCCCCATCTCCGAAATAGCTTCCGCCACCACCAGACCGGAGAAGGTGGTGGGGATGCACTTCTTCAATCCCCCGCAACTCATGAGGCTGGTGGAGGTGGTGAGGGGAGAGAAGACGAGCGATGAAACCGTGAGGATAACGGTGGAACTGGCCAAGAAGTTTGGGAAGGAACCCGTGATAGTGAACAAGGATGTTCCAGGTTTCATCGCTAACCGGTGCACGATCATAGGTTCCAACTTGGTCCACTGGATGGTGTACAACGGGGAGTACACGATCGAAGAGGTGGATGCGGCGGCCATCCACAAGGCGGGAATGCCCATGGGCATGTTCGGGTTGCTCGATTACACCGGAATAGACATAGCCTACAGCGTTGCCAAGTTCATGGAGGAAAGGGAACCAGGGTTCAAGGTCAGTCCCTTACTGGAGGAGAAGGTGAAGAAAGGAGAACTGGGAGTTAAGACGGGGAAGGGTTTCTATGAGTACCCGGAGAAGAAGTGGGTGCCCCTCGATCTTCCCTTCGAGAAGGCGGAGAAGTTCGATCCCTTCATTCCCACCTACGTGGGCATCAACGTGGCGGCCGAGCTCCTTAGGAACGGGGTGGCCACGAGGGATGATATCGATAAGGCCCTCAAGCTGGGTTTCAACTTGCCGATGGGCTTTTTGGAACTGGCGGACTCCATAGGAATAGATGTGGTGGTCCAGAAGCTCAAGGAGATTTCAGCCAAGTATGGACCCTTCTACAAGCCCAGCCCGCTGCTCGAGGAGATGGTGAAGAGGGGAGAGTTGGGTCAGAAAACTAAGAAGGGCTTCTACACCTACGAGTAG
- a CDS encoding alpha/beta fold hydrolase has translation MQGEEVEVGGLQAIFCPAKSSRKGCVIMCHGLFGSMHSPKYVELAEELQRRGLSSLRFNQRSGERGKEATLTQRMEDLGRVVDFAHSLGYKRIGLMGSSLGGYMVLLLSSLYRDFQALAAWATPYNLGGLQGEELKELIEDSKKYPLIEYIRGVKAPLLLLHGTEDELVPPYHSLLLFERAPPPKVLVWVEGADHRFTQPEKRRIAVEVTAEWLERKLGP, from the coding sequence ATGCAAGGAGAGGAAGTGGAAGTAGGAGGGTTGCAGGCCATCTTCTGCCCAGCGAAGTCTTCCCGTAAGGGATGTGTGATCATGTGCCATGGTCTCTTTGGAAGCATGCACAGCCCCAAATACGTGGAGCTTGCCGAGGAACTTCAACGAAGGGGACTCTCCTCCCTCAGGTTCAACCAGAGAAGCGGAGAAAGGGGAAAGGAGGCCACGCTCACCCAAAGGATGGAAGATTTGGGAAGGGTGGTTGATTTCGCCCATTCACTTGGATACAAAAGAATAGGGCTCATGGGGAGCAGCCTGGGAGGATATATGGTCCTGCTCCTTTCCTCCCTCTACCGGGACTTTCAAGCTTTGGCGGCATGGGCTACCCCATATAACTTGGGAGGACTTCAGGGTGAGGAATTGAAGGAATTGATCGAGGATTCGAAGAAATATCCCTTAATCGAATATATACGTGGAGTAAAGGCACCCCTCCTCCTCCTGCACGGAACGGAAGATGAATTGGTTCCCCCCTACCATTCGCTCTTGCTCTTCGAGCGGGCCCCTCCTCCAAAGGTATTGGTCTGGGTGGAAGGCGCTGACCATAGGTTTACCCAACCCGAAAAGAGAAGGATTGCCGTGGAAGTAACGGCCGAATGGCTAGAAAGGAAGCTGGGCCCCTGA
- a CDS encoding GYD domain-containing protein encodes MPIYILLSILTAEGRKTLKERPHRIFEVNKEIEAFGAKVLHQYAVLGPYDFVNVVEAPDNETVTRISIELGSRGTLKVMSLPAIPVEKLIEKIKKQ; translated from the coding sequence ATGCCCATCTACATCCTGCTGTCCATACTGACAGCGGAAGGGAGGAAAACCCTCAAGGAAAGACCCCATCGCATCTTTGAAGTGAACAAGGAAATCGAAGCCTTCGGAGCCAAAGTGCTGCATCAATATGCCGTGCTTGGTCCCTACGACTTTGTCAACGTGGTGGAGGCACCGGATAACGAAACGGTTACCCGCATTTCCATCGAGCTTGGTTCCAGGGGAACCCTGAAGGTGATGAGTCTACCGGCCATACCCGTGGAAAAACTCATCGAGAAAATAAAGAAACAGTAG
- a CDS encoding HAD family hydrolase encodes MIRNVFVDYDNTLHDSDSKFIAQFEAPASKLGLTGRELWKLYLFEVHRDIVHRWYPEKHDDREFHCRLIFQKLGKPYSEGLALQLISAFERAMEECWRNPTFFPETFLFLEEVSKRYRVCLATSENALQKASSLERMGGRKYFACVLGDHNIGIRKTEKEYYLKALELAEARAEESVMVGDSTTHDIQPASEVGMKTIWVNRRGEVFSGKRDCEVRDLKEALHWLLDHHLF; translated from the coding sequence GTGATAAGAAACGTCTTCGTGGATTACGACAACACCCTGCACGATTCCGATTCCAAGTTCATAGCCCAGTTCGAGGCCCCCGCCTCCAAACTGGGATTGACGGGTAGGGAGCTCTGGAAGCTCTATCTCTTCGAGGTACACAGGGACATCGTGCACAGGTGGTATCCGGAAAAGCACGACGATAGGGAATTCCACTGCCGTCTGATCTTCCAGAAGCTGGGAAAACCCTACAGCGAAGGGCTGGCCCTGCAGCTCATCTCCGCCTTCGAGAGGGCCATGGAGGAGTGCTGGAGGAATCCCACCTTCTTCCCAGAAACCTTTCTTTTCTTGGAGGAGGTTTCGAAAAGGTATAGGGTCTGTCTTGCCACCTCCGAGAACGCCCTTCAGAAAGCCTCTTCCCTCGAAAGGATGGGTGGAAGGAAATATTTCGCCTGCGTGCTTGGTGATCACAACATTGGGATAAGGAAAACGGAAAAGGAGTATTACCTCAAGGCCCTGGAGCTCGCGGAAGCTAGGGCTGAGGAGAGTGTGATGGTGGGAGATAGCACGACCCATGACATCCAACCGGCGAGTGAGGTGGGGATGAAAACGATTTGGGTCAACAGGAGGGGAGAAGTTTTTTCAGGGAAGAGGGACTGTGAAGTAAGGGATTTGAAGGAGGCCTTACACTGGCTTCTAGACCATCACCTTTTTTAA
- a CDS encoding GIY-YIG nuclease family protein — MAGGTYVLILHVPFDLQLKVGELGVRDFKEGYYAYVGSALSGMEKRVQRHLKKEKPSHWHIDYLRMRARVVDLVRARSRTRKECEVARELVDLPSVSGFGSSDCRCPSHLFYHPDRHVLTERVIRAFKKVGLKPESGFEGV; from the coding sequence ATGGCCGGAGGTACCTACGTTCTCATCCTCCACGTACCCTTCGACCTGCAACTGAAGGTGGGGGAACTGGGGGTAAGGGATTTCAAGGAAGGATATTATGCCTACGTGGGCTCGGCCCTCTCCGGCATGGAGAAGAGGGTACAGCGCCATCTGAAGAAGGAAAAACCTTCTCACTGGCACATAGACTACCTGAGGATGAGGGCTAGGGTAGTGGATTTGGTGAGGGCAAGGAGCAGGACCAGAAAGGAATGCGAAGTGGCCAGGGAACTGGTCGATCTCCCCTCCGTTTCTGGCTTCGGTTCCAGCGACTGTCGCTGTCCCAGTCACCTCTTCTACCACCCCGACAGACATGTCCTCACGGAAAGGGTCATACGTGCCTTCAAAAAAGTTGGACTGAAGCCTGAGAGCGGGTTCGAGGGGGTGTGA
- a CDS encoding RlmE family RNA methyltransferase: protein MPFRGKEEPYRRLARKMGYRARSAFKLKQLNSRYSLLRKGEVVVDLGAAPGGWMQVAREEVGEEGFVLGIDLQPISPFRENNVRSLVGDLLDPSTPELILSHLPRKADVLLSDASPHISGVWEVDHAKSLELAEAALRIAEVVLREGGKALIKVFQGSGLEGFLREFRKRFEFTKVSKPPASRKGSAEVYLIGKGYRGATTKRASRSPQREHPS from the coding sequence TTGCCCTTCAGGGGAAAGGAGGAACCCTACCGCAGGTTGGCCAGGAAGATGGGGTATAGGGCTAGGTCCGCCTTCAAGCTCAAGCAGCTGAACTCCCGCTATTCCCTTCTCAGGAAGGGAGAAGTGGTGGTGGACCTGGGAGCGGCTCCGGGCGGATGGATGCAGGTGGCTAGGGAGGAGGTGGGGGAGGAGGGCTTCGTGCTGGGAATAGACCTGCAGCCCATCAGCCCCTTTCGAGAAAACAACGTGCGTTCCCTGGTGGGCGATCTCCTGGATCCCTCCACGCCCGAACTCATCCTCTCCCATCTGCCTAGGAAGGCGGATGTACTTCTCTCGGATGCCTCACCACACATCTCGGGGGTGTGGGAGGTGGATCACGCCAAATCGCTGGAACTGGCGGAGGCGGCCCTCCGCATAGCCGAAGTGGTGCTGAGGGAAGGGGGAAAGGCCTTGATAAAGGTTTTCCAGGGAAGTGGATTGGAAGGATTCTTGAGGGAGTTCAGGAAGAGGTTCGAGTTCACCAAGGTTTCAAAGCCTCCAGCCTCCAGGAAGGGAAGTGCGGAGGTTTACCTCATAGGGAAGGGCTACAGGGGGGCTACGACGAAAAGAGCTTCTCGATCTCCTCAAAGGGAGCATCCGTCCTAA
- a CDS encoding tRNA (guanine(10)-N(2))-dimethyltransferase codes for MGTERVREGKVVLEVPELSTFRAPSGDFVPSLTKVFYNPHMEFGRDIGVAAVSVFGKRVGELRICDPLAGVGVRGIRYAAEVDGVREVIVNDVSEEAYRFLCKNISLNSLSNVVACREEAHLLLWKNRRGFQVVDLDPFGSPSPFLEASCVSLSDPGMLALTATDTACLAGTYPMACFRKYGALPLRTEYAHELGLRILIGHCQRVAGVHGLSLLPLLSHSTRHYFRVYLLLRRGGVNRMLKGQGYLLACRCGRRTISHRPEGGTCECGRKREVSGPMWLGNLWEKEFVEEVLKVVEASSFRLKAPEVKMLRLCAEEAGGPPFFYDSHGISRRRSLSPPKLERILEGLRRKGYLALRTHFSPTGFRTDAPFEEIEKLFSS; via the coding sequence ATGGGGACGGAAAGGGTAAGGGAGGGGAAGGTAGTGCTGGAGGTTCCAGAACTCTCCACCTTCAGGGCCCCTTCCGGTGATTTCGTGCCCTCCCTCACCAAGGTCTTCTACAACCCCCACATGGAGTTCGGAAGGGACATAGGCGTGGCGGCAGTCTCCGTTTTCGGCAAGAGGGTGGGGGAGCTGAGGATTTGCGATCCCCTGGCCGGAGTCGGGGTAAGGGGAATCAGGTACGCGGCGGAAGTGGATGGGGTAAGGGAGGTGATAGTGAACGATGTTTCCGAGGAGGCCTACCGCTTTCTATGCAAGAACATCTCCCTCAACTCCCTTTCCAACGTGGTGGCATGCAGGGAGGAGGCCCACCTCCTCCTCTGGAAGAACAGGAGGGGCTTCCAAGTGGTGGATCTGGACCCCTTCGGTTCACCCTCCCCTTTCCTCGAAGCCTCCTGTGTTTCCCTTTCCGATCCGGGAATGCTCGCCCTCACCGCCACCGACACTGCCTGTTTGGCCGGCACCTATCCCATGGCCTGTTTCAGGAAATACGGAGCCCTTCCCCTGAGAACGGAATACGCGCACGAGCTTGGGCTGAGGATCCTGATAGGTCATTGCCAGAGGGTGGCGGGAGTCCACGGGCTCTCCCTCCTTCCCCTCCTTTCCCATTCCACTCGCCATTACTTCAGGGTCTACCTCCTCCTCCGCAGGGGAGGGGTGAACAGGATGCTCAAGGGCCAGGGATACCTTTTGGCGTGTAGGTGTGGGAGGAGGACGATCTCCCATAGGCCAGAAGGTGGTACCTGTGAGTGCGGAAGGAAGAGGGAAGTCTCGGGTCCGATGTGGTTGGGGAACCTGTGGGAAAAAGAGTTCGTGGAGGAGGTGCTGAAGGTGGTGGAGGCTTCCTCCTTCAGGCTCAAAGCACCGGAGGTGAAGATGTTGAGACTTTGCGCCGAGGAGGCGGGGGGTCCCCCCTTCTTCTACGATTCCCACGGGATTTCCCGCAGGAGGTCCCTCTCTCCCCCCAAATTGGAAAGGATCTTGGAGGGGCTGAGGAGGAAGGGATATCTTGCCCTCCGCACCCATTTCTCCCCCACGGGCTTTAGGACGGATGCTCCCTTTGAGGAGATCGAGAAGCTCTTTTCGTCGTAG
- a CDS encoding NAD-dependent protein deacylase, translated as MEEGMKRAAELLRSSSYAVALTGAGVSTESGIPDFRSPGGLWSRYDPSEFATLSSFLENPSRFYQAASEFLSVFTAEPNEGHRALAELEGMGILKAVITQNIDGLHQAAGSRRVVELHGNLRECKCLRCERVSPIEVLVEKLVQRGELPPRCDSCGGLLKPNVIFFGEQLPRRALEEAFEHARRCDLMLVAGSSLVVSPANFLPPMALEAGAELIIVNEEPTPMDAFASVVIRGKTGKVLPELLRLVKEALKKKNMG; from the coding sequence ATGGAGGAGGGGATGAAGAGGGCTGCGGAGCTCCTTCGCTCTTCTAGCTACGCCGTGGCCCTCACGGGAGCAGGGGTGAGTACGGAATCCGGCATACCGGACTTCCGTTCACCGGGTGGACTCTGGTCCAGATACGATCCCTCCGAGTTCGCCACCCTTTCCTCCTTCTTGGAAAATCCCTCCCGCTTCTACCAGGCGGCTTCGGAGTTCCTCTCCGTTTTCACCGCCGAACCCAACGAGGGACACAGAGCGCTGGCGGAACTGGAGGGGATGGGCATCCTGAAGGCGGTGATCACCCAGAACATCGACGGCCTCCATCAGGCGGCGGGATCCAGAAGGGTGGTGGAGCTGCACGGAAACCTCAGGGAGTGCAAGTGTCTTCGCTGTGAAAGGGTTTCACCCATCGAAGTGCTCGTGGAAAAGCTGGTGCAGAGGGGTGAGCTCCCTCCCCGCTGCGATTCCTGTGGGGGGTTGCTGAAACCCAACGTGATCTTTTTCGGAGAACAATTGCCCAGGCGGGCGCTGGAGGAAGCCTTCGAACATGCGAGGAGATGCGATCTCATGCTGGTGGCCGGGAGTTCTCTGGTGGTGAGTCCAGCCAACTTCCTACCACCCATGGCACTGGAAGCCGGGGCCGAACTCATCATCGTGAACGAAGAACCCACCCCCATGGATGCCTTTGCCTCCGTGGTAATCCGGGGAAAAACGGGAAAGGTCTTGCCTGAATTGTTGAGGCTGGTCAAGGAAGCATTGAAGAAAAAAAATATGGGTTGA
- a CDS encoding SCP2 sterol-binding domain-containing protein, with the protein MGEVVEGWRMFAELANQNEAAKKLMQGWDKVVQFVVEGEDPKEFYLEFKGGQVTFNVGKHPSPAFTMIGNKDIMWKLLTREEDPTRAFMAKKYSIQGSLADAMKFGKIGQEVAKSAPSFG; encoded by the coding sequence TTGGGAGAGGTAGTGGAAGGCTGGAGAATGTTTGCGGAACTAGCGAACCAGAATGAAGCCGCCAAGAAACTGATGCAGGGATGGGACAAAGTGGTACAGTTCGTGGTGGAAGGTGAGGACCCCAAGGAGTTCTATCTGGAGTTCAAGGGCGGACAGGTAACTTTCAATGTGGGGAAGCACCCGAGTCCGGCTTTCACCATGATAGGGAACAAGGACATCATGTGGAAGCTCCTGACGAGGGAAGAGGACCCCACCAGGGCCTTCATGGCGAAGAAGTACAGCATTCAGGGTTCCCTCGCCGATGCCATGAAGTTCGGCAAGATCGGGCAGGAAGTGGCTAAGAGCGCTCCCAGCTTCGGATAA
- a CDS encoding SCP2 sterol-binding domain-containing protein, whose protein sequence is MGKVADGWKKAAEIANTMEAAKQALKAWGNKAVQFVVEGEDPKEFYLEAKDGVVSFHVGRHPSPAFTMVGNADIMWKLLTREEDAVKAFMAKKYTVQGSLAESIKFRKILEEVGKNVSLV, encoded by the coding sequence TTGGGAAAGGTAGCGGACGGATGGAAGAAAGCGGCCGAAATAGCCAATACCATGGAAGCAGCCAAGCAGGCGTTGAAGGCTTGGGGTAACAAGGCGGTGCAGTTCGTGGTGGAGGGGGAGGATCCCAAGGAGTTTTATCTGGAGGCCAAGGACGGAGTGGTGAGTTTCCACGTGGGAAGGCATCCAAGTCCTGCCTTTACCATGGTGGGAAATGCCGATATCATGTGGAAGCTCCTTACGAGGGAAGAGGATGCCGTGAAGGCTTTCATGGCGAAGAAATACACCGTACAGGGATCACTGGCGGAGTCCATAAAGTTCAGAAAGATTTTGGAAGAAGTGGGCAAGAACGTTAGCCTCGTGTAG